In Myxococcales bacterium, a genomic segment contains:
- a CDS encoding VWA domain-containing protein, whose translation MLVPFLYELRAKKLKVGPPEALAMARALARGLHESSLDGFYHVARALCVHREADLDAFDQAFSSHFKGVTLEAIAIADELSQWLSDPMARRELSPEERALLESLDVDELRRMLEERLREQTERHDGGNKWIGTGGTSPFGARGTHPSGLRVGAMGGGRSALGVADARRYKPYRSDLVLDVRQIEVALRKLRALKREGDVLELDIEETIEETAKSGGELEIVLKPPRRSNVRVLLLMDVGGSMDPYAELVSRLFSAAKRAKNIRELKTFYFHNCIYGRLYGTETFTEPMRVRDVMDATSADWKLVLVGDAAMHPAELLGGGDWAELSYRPSEEHRTGIAWMQLLHDHYKKCVWLNPEPESYWRAGTAKLLSDLFPTFELTLDGIAQAVAELTRGKSRR comes from the coding sequence ATCCTGGTGCCCTTTCTCTACGAGCTGCGCGCCAAGAAGCTCAAGGTCGGCCCGCCGGAGGCTCTCGCGATGGCGAGGGCGCTCGCCCGCGGCTTGCACGAAAGCTCGCTCGACGGCTTCTATCACGTCGCCCGCGCGCTCTGCGTACACCGTGAGGCGGACCTCGACGCCTTCGATCAGGCGTTCTCTTCGCACTTCAAAGGCGTCACGCTCGAGGCCATCGCCATCGCCGACGAATTGTCCCAGTGGCTCAGCGATCCCATGGCGCGCCGCGAGCTCTCGCCAGAGGAGCGCGCGCTCCTCGAGAGCCTCGACGTCGACGAGCTAAGGCGGATGCTCGAGGAGCGGCTCCGCGAGCAGACCGAGCGGCACGACGGCGGCAACAAATGGATCGGCACCGGCGGCACGAGCCCTTTTGGCGCGCGCGGGACGCACCCTTCGGGCCTGCGCGTCGGCGCTATGGGTGGAGGCCGGAGCGCGCTTGGCGTCGCCGACGCGCGTCGCTACAAGCCCTACCGCTCGGACCTCGTCCTCGACGTGCGCCAGATCGAGGTGGCGCTAAGAAAGCTCCGCGCCCTCAAGCGAGAGGGCGACGTCCTCGAGCTCGACATCGAGGAGACCATCGAGGAGACGGCGAAGAGCGGCGGCGAGCTCGAGATCGTGCTCAAGCCGCCGCGCCGCTCCAACGTCCGCGTGCTCTTGCTGATGGACGTGGGCGGTTCGATGGATCCCTACGCGGAGCTGGTTTCGAGGCTGTTTTCCGCAGCGAAGCGCGCAAAGAACATCCGCGAGCTCAAGACCTTCTATTTCCACAACTGCATCTACGGTCGGCTCTACGGCACCGAGACGTTCACCGAGCCGATGCGCGTCCGTGATGTCATGGACGCCACGAGCGCCGATTGGAAGCTCGTCCTCGTCGGCGACGCGGCGATGCATCCGGCCGAATTGCTCGGCGGAGGCGACTGGGCCGAGCTCTCGTACCGACCGAGCGAAGAGCATCGGACCGGCATCGCGTGGATGCAGCTCCTCCACGATCACTACAAGAAGTGCGTGTGGCTCAACCCCGAGCCCGAGTCTTACTGGCGCGCGGGGACGGCGAAGTTGCTCTCGGACCTGTTCCCGACCTTCGAGCTGACGCTCGACGGCATCGCGCAGGCGGTGGCCGAGCTCACACGCGGCAAGTCGCGGCGGTGA
- a CDS encoding GatB/YqeY domain-containing protein — MILEELKKRITLAMKERRDVEKEVLRVALGEIQTAGARAGRDISDDDAAQVVRKLVKSIEETRALTVDEATKATLALELTTLQSLLPKGLSVDEIVEKLSASRDAIRAAPSDGQATGVAVKALKGLGLTVPGSDVSQAVKLLRA; from the coding sequence ATGATCCTCGAGGAGCTCAAGAAGCGCATCACGCTGGCCATGAAAGAGCGACGCGACGTCGAGAAGGAAGTGCTGCGCGTCGCGCTCGGTGAGATCCAGACGGCGGGCGCGCGCGCCGGTCGTGACATCTCCGATGACGATGCGGCTCAAGTGGTTCGCAAGCTCGTGAAGTCGATCGAAGAGACGCGGGCGCTCACCGTCGACGAGGCTACCAAGGCGACGCTCGCCCTTGAGCTCACGACGTTGCAGTCCCTGCTGCCCAAGGGGCTGTCCGTCGACGAGATCGTGGAGAAGCTCTCCGCGTCGCGCGACGCCATTCGCGCCGCGCCGAGCGATGGTCAAGCGACCGGCGTTGCCGTCAAAGCCCTCAAGGGGCTCGGTCTCACGGTGCCCGGGAGCGACGTCTCCCAGGCCGTCAAGCTGCTCCGGGCCTAG
- a CDS encoding DUF4388 domain-containing protein, with protein sequence MTATNSGFQASRRTPAGPATELRGALRRLVPSAWSERDLPVRLAGEIHVAGGLCDIVALLAQSGRSGTLVVASSETIRAVVFETGELVGAATTAAHERIGDMLYRSGEVARDDIEEATMLAALDGRRIGEVLVALGRVEVATLEQLLGRQAEEIFYAALRVEDGVFCFVEERLDIALIAPERPSLQSLLMEGARRMDEMLVFRRRVGSSRHIPQRLNAVTLDGGGAKLDDPLRTLLDLCDGVRCIADIGREVGLLEFEVTQAFYQLGTQGHVEFMGPRANSTADIITTYNEVLVEVHRLCDRVRRGDDVRRALERYVSRSAELSALLEDVLPHDDGSVDVGRILRNLGAGRRDSLVKRALGGYADFAVFHAGSLLPPALAAELPGIVTRLLEPLTLAPTSSRSSASLAAAAG encoded by the coding sequence ATGACGGCAACGAACTCGGGATTCCAAGCCAGTCGACGGACGCCAGCGGGACCTGCGACCGAGTTGCGCGGCGCGCTGCGCCGGCTGGTCCCCTCCGCTTGGTCGGAGCGCGATCTCCCGGTGCGTCTTGCGGGCGAGATTCACGTAGCGGGCGGCCTTTGCGACATCGTCGCGCTGCTCGCGCAATCGGGCCGCAGCGGAACCCTCGTGGTCGCGTCAAGCGAGACCATTCGAGCCGTCGTCTTCGAGACCGGCGAGCTCGTCGGGGCGGCCACCACGGCGGCTCACGAACGCATCGGCGACATGCTCTACCGCAGCGGTGAGGTGGCCCGCGACGACATCGAAGAAGCGACCATGCTCGCGGCGCTCGACGGTCGACGCATCGGCGAAGTCCTGGTCGCCTTGGGCCGCGTCGAGGTCGCCACCCTCGAGCAGCTCCTCGGGCGCCAAGCGGAAGAGATTTTCTACGCGGCGCTCCGCGTCGAGGACGGCGTCTTCTGTTTCGTCGAAGAGCGACTGGACATCGCGCTCATCGCGCCGGAACGCCCGTCGTTGCAGTCGCTCTTGATGGAAGGCGCTCGTCGCATGGACGAGATGCTGGTGTTCCGGCGGCGCGTGGGTTCGTCGAGGCACATTCCTCAGCGACTCAACGCCGTGACACTCGACGGCGGCGGCGCCAAGCTCGACGACCCCCTGCGGACGCTGCTCGACCTTTGCGACGGCGTGCGGTGCATCGCCGACATCGGCCGCGAGGTTGGCCTCCTCGAGTTCGAGGTGACGCAAGCGTTCTACCAACTGGGCACGCAAGGACATGTCGAGTTCATGGGCCCGCGGGCGAACTCGACGGCCGACATCATCACGACCTACAACGAGGTCCTCGTTGAGGTGCATCGCCTCTGCGATCGCGTGCGCCGCGGCGACGACGTAAGGCGCGCGCTGGAGCGGTACGTGTCGCGAAGCGCCGAGCTCAGCGCCCTGCTCGAGGACGTGCTCCCTCACGACGACGGCTCCGTCGACGTCGGCCGAATCCTTCGCAACCTAGGCGCTGGGCGGCGCGATTCGCTCGTGAAACGCGCGCTCGGTGGCTACGCCGATTTCGCGGTATTTCACGCCGGGTCGCTCTTGCCGCCGGCCCTGGCCGCCGAACTCCCGGGCATCGTGACTCGTCTCCTCGAGCCGCTGACGCTCGCGCCAACGTCGAGCCGAAGCTCGGCGAGCCTCGCCGCCGCCGCCGGCTGA
- a CDS encoding 16S rRNA (uracil(1498)-N(3))-methyltransferase, with translation MPSLPPPFAPIAVHETLALEQEFSLDAVVVRGFSFREVNVKEAFTGKDGQGAFFRASLKDLGPESARALAYERMSQSPESPARITLVCAILGRQRMIQVTQKATELGCVRVAPAFTERSVKPADLDHEKPWAWPGQAKKAAKQSRRSSVPEVLKAAPLARLVDEAFFREAQTRYVLDDRPLGEAPLATFEPTPAPGDYVLVVGPEGGFSDAERALLASRNVVTLALGSRVLRAETAVFAGLAVLQHRLGDLRI, from the coding sequence GTGCCCTCGCTTCCGCCTCCCTTCGCGCCCATCGCGGTGCACGAGACGCTCGCCCTGGAGCAAGAGTTCTCCCTCGATGCGGTCGTCGTGCGGGGCTTTTCGTTCCGCGAGGTGAACGTGAAGGAGGCCTTCACCGGCAAGGACGGCCAGGGGGCCTTCTTTCGCGCCAGCCTCAAAGACCTGGGGCCCGAGTCGGCCCGCGCCCTCGCCTACGAGAGGATGTCTCAGTCGCCGGAGTCGCCGGCCCGGATCACGCTCGTCTGCGCGATCTTGGGCCGCCAACGAATGATCCAAGTCACGCAGAAGGCCACCGAGCTCGGTTGCGTGCGCGTCGCGCCGGCCTTCACGGAGCGAAGCGTCAAGCCGGCAGATCTCGATCACGAGAAGCCCTGGGCCTGGCCGGGACAGGCCAAGAAGGCGGCCAAACAGTCGCGACGCTCGAGCGTTCCCGAGGTGCTGAAGGCGGCCCCCCTCGCGCGGCTCGTCGACGAGGCCTTCTTTCGGGAGGCGCAGACCCGGTACGTGCTCGACGACCGGCCGCTCGGCGAAGCGCCGCTCGCCACCTTCGAACCGACGCCGGCGCCGGGCGACTACGTTCTCGTCGTTGGGCCGGAGGGTGGCTTCAGCGACGCGGAGCGGGCGCTCTTGGCGTCGCGGAACGTGGTGACGCTGGCGCTCGGCTCGCGTGTCTTGCGCGCCGAGACCGCCGTGTTCGCCGGCCTCGCGGTCCTTCAGCACCGGCTTGGCGATCTCCGGATCTGA
- the pyrE gene encoding orotate phosphoribosyltransferase has translation MGPRERLLALLRELSYKKGRVLLASGKESDFFIDCKQTVLTAEGHRLVGELMLEPLLGASRRPLVSAVAGVELGGCPLASAVAVTSALASVPLDALYVRKEAKDHGSRRLIEGGTRLKPGASVALLEDVITTGGSTLKALATLREAGFVVEHVVVLVDRLEGGREALVAAGLQVHAIYTKADVRED, from the coding sequence GTGGGCCCCCGCGAGCGGCTCCTCGCTCTGCTCCGCGAGCTCTCCTACAAAAAGGGCCGCGTGCTCCTCGCGTCGGGCAAGGAGAGCGACTTTTTCATCGACTGCAAGCAGACGGTCCTCACCGCCGAGGGCCATCGCCTCGTCGGTGAGCTCATGCTCGAGCCGCTCCTGGGCGCGTCGCGCAGGCCGCTCGTCTCCGCCGTGGCCGGCGTCGAGCTCGGCGGCTGCCCGCTCGCCAGCGCCGTCGCCGTGACGAGCGCCCTCGCATCCGTCCCGCTCGACGCGCTCTACGTGCGGAAGGAAGCCAAGGATCATGGCAGTCGCCGCCTCATCGAGGGCGGAACGCGCCTCAAGCCCGGTGCGTCCGTGGCGCTCCTCGAAGACGTGATCACCACGGGGGGCTCGACCTTGAAGGCCCTCGCCACCTTGCGCGAAGCCGGCTTCGTCGTCGAACACGTCGTGGTGCTCGTCGACCGGCTCGAAGGCGGGCGCGAGGCGCTCGTCGCCGCCGGCTTGCAGGTGCATGCGATCTACACGAAAGCCGACGTGCGCGAGGACTGA
- a CDS encoding polymer-forming cytoskeletal protein has product MATVTVIGQGSKVVGRVTGEGDLEINGHVEDDVEVDGDVTVGESGLVGSNVRARRLVVRGAVKGDLVGIDAVVLEAGARVVGDLRAPRVAIAAGALVRGHVATEAGARSSASRAAPRAAAKVEPRRVEAPRAPAARETTRDVNKAARGAPPATVARQAPAPVKAPPPPRKAPAPVVPVLKKGAKGALKKRAGG; this is encoded by the coding sequence ATGGCAACGGTCACCGTCATCGGCCAGGGATCGAAGGTTGTTGGTCGCGTCACGGGCGAGGGCGACCTCGAGATCAACGGTCACGTCGAAGACGACGTCGAGGTCGATGGTGACGTCACCGTCGGCGAGAGCGGGCTCGTCGGCTCCAATGTCCGCGCTCGTCGCCTCGTCGTGCGCGGCGCCGTCAAAGGCGATCTCGTTGGCATCGACGCCGTCGTCCTTGAGGCTGGCGCGCGGGTTGTTGGTGATCTGCGCGCGCCGCGTGTGGCCATCGCCGCCGGCGCGCTCGTCCGCGGGCACGTCGCTACCGAGGCCGGCGCTCGCTCCTCGGCGTCGCGCGCGGCCCCTCGAGCGGCCGCCAAGGTCGAACCCCGTCGCGTCGAAGCGCCGCGTGCGCCAGCGGCCCGGGAAACGACCCGCGACGTGAACAAGGCGGCGCGAGGCGCACCGCCTGCGACTGTGGCGCGGCAAGCGCCGGCTCCCGTCAAGGCACCGCCGCCTCCGCGCAAAGCGCCGGCTCCCGTCGTGCCGGTGCTGAAGAAGGGCGCGAAGGGCGCCCTCAAGAAGCGCGCAGGCGGCTGA
- a CDS encoding polymer-forming cytoskeletal protein, with the protein MASTVIGAGITIDGDLTTDDDVVIQGTVRGKLTAKDGVVVEQGGVVEADIAGGAMSIAGAVTGNVSSTDRVDLQSGAKVVGNVRATRITIADGAQFKGNVDMDV; encoded by the coding sequence ATGGCAAGCACGGTCATCGGCGCAGGCATCACCATCGACGGCGACCTCACCACGGACGACGACGTGGTGATTCAAGGGACCGTGCGCGGCAAGCTCACGGCCAAAGACGGCGTGGTCGTCGAACAGGGCGGGGTCGTCGAGGCCGACATCGCGGGCGGTGCCATGAGCATCGCAGGCGCCGTGACCGGCAACGTCTCCTCCACCGACCGTGTCGACCTCCAATCGGGCGCCAAGGTCGTGGGCAACGTCAGGGCCACTCGCATCACCATCGCAGACGGCGCCCAGTTCAAGGGCAACGTCGACATGGACGTCTGA
- a CDS encoding polymer-forming cytoskeletal protein translates to MAQGKTRSTSAATEGRIGPTAKVRGRVSGEGNLVVAGELEGNVSLRGELSIERGGNVAADVIEADSIAVAGTLTGEMRVTGRVHVAAGAAARGDVSGGALVLDEGAEFDGRIDNDFTLPPELGGGSAERPRRRS, encoded by the coding sequence ATGGCGCAGGGAAAAACCCGTAGCACGAGTGCAGCGACCGAGGGACGTATCGGCCCCACGGCGAAGGTCCGCGGCCGCGTGAGCGGCGAGGGCAACCTCGTCGTTGCCGGTGAACTCGAAGGCAACGTGTCGTTGCGCGGTGAGCTTTCGATCGAGCGGGGCGGCAACGTGGCCGCCGACGTCATCGAGGCCGACTCCATCGCCGTCGCCGGCACCCTGACTGGCGAGATGCGCGTCACGGGCCGTGTGCACGTGGCGGCCGGAGCGGCGGCCCGCGGCGACGTCTCCGGCGGAGCCCTTGTGCTCGACGAAGGCGCAGAGTTCGACGGACGTATCGACAACGACTTCACCCTGCCGCCGGAATTGGGCGGCGGCTCAGCCGAGCGACCCCGGCGTCGTTCGTGA
- a CDS encoding diguanylate cyclase — translation MPSLPAQSLAPAEEQNPRVLFFEGASGLSRDVISALAASGCELRVHLTTSRLSEVVSEFVPDLVLIDVAVPHGGLALCAELRATEAARELPIMIVAEGAFDEDTVTRGLLCGADDFVSVRERVAEFQARVRVQLRHKRDRDRLRRLRAERDTLRREASVDPLTNLPNRRSIDAALEEAWSRGAAFSVVFVDVDDFKQVNDCFGHDVGDHVLCAVAEALGGDAEGLVGRWGGEEFVVVLPAARSSEAEAVAERCRKRVEAVRLHELGARPVTASFGLASFDPRAPDMSVEALCQRADAALYEAKRAGKNRVQSARPLFSRAGHVSLRMPSVSLGPASDGRVALEASLLRELATGRAGLPVLPEAAEEALRLAEDPRTDIGRIARLVERDPALAARFIAVAGSALYSRGMKPVSTQVALVRIGLATSRDLLLQVAYERSAQDFPVFRAEVARSFERSVRAAIAARLLTHELRVACDSAYLCGLLHDIGESRIYRLLAQMPYAVEHPDLAHELVARHHQRAGAEVARAWRLSPEIIEACSFHHGAVPPTIPSRLVMGADVLVAVLEQVDGPTAADEATLKSLGIAPERLFDVIERVRSAVADAAVPGNPSQPPSTVRLSHGPHSSRYPRTASSLGTRLRTR, via the coding sequence ATGCCCTCGCTCCCTGCGCAGAGTCTCGCCCCCGCGGAGGAGCAGAACCCGCGGGTGCTCTTCTTCGAAGGTGCCTCGGGTCTAAGCCGGGACGTGATCTCCGCGTTGGCCGCCAGCGGGTGCGAGCTTCGGGTTCATTTGACGACCTCGCGACTGTCGGAGGTGGTCTCGGAGTTTGTGCCCGACTTGGTGCTCATCGACGTGGCCGTGCCCCACGGAGGCCTCGCGCTATGCGCCGAGCTACGGGCAACGGAAGCCGCTCGCGAACTGCCCATCATGATCGTCGCGGAGGGTGCCTTCGACGAAGACACGGTCACGCGAGGCTTGCTCTGCGGCGCTGACGACTTCGTTTCGGTGCGCGAGCGCGTCGCCGAGTTCCAGGCGCGCGTGCGCGTTCAACTGCGCCACAAGCGCGATCGCGATCGCTTGCGTCGGCTCCGCGCCGAGCGCGACACCTTGCGGCGTGAAGCGTCGGTCGATCCGCTAACCAACCTCCCCAACCGCCGGAGCATCGACGCGGCGCTTGAGGAGGCGTGGTCGCGCGGCGCCGCGTTCTCCGTGGTCTTCGTCGACGTCGATGACTTCAAGCAGGTCAACGACTGCTTCGGCCATGACGTCGGCGATCACGTGCTGTGCGCCGTCGCCGAGGCGCTCGGTGGTGACGCCGAAGGCCTCGTCGGTCGCTGGGGTGGCGAGGAGTTTGTTGTGGTGCTTCCCGCGGCGCGAAGCAGCGAAGCCGAGGCCGTGGCCGAACGATGCCGCAAGCGCGTCGAGGCGGTGCGGCTCCACGAACTGGGAGCGCGGCCCGTGACCGCCAGCTTCGGACTAGCGTCTTTCGATCCGCGTGCCCCGGACATGAGCGTGGAAGCGCTCTGCCAGCGCGCCGACGCTGCCCTCTACGAGGCGAAACGCGCAGGAAAGAATCGCGTCCAGAGCGCGCGGCCCCTCTTCAGCCGCGCTGGTCACGTGTCGCTACGGATGCCGAGCGTCTCCCTTGGGCCCGCGAGCGACGGGCGCGTGGCGCTCGAAGCGAGTCTCCTTCGCGAGCTCGCGACGGGGCGCGCCGGTCTGCCGGTCTTGCCGGAGGCCGCCGAGGAGGCGTTGCGGCTCGCTGAGGATCCTCGCACCGACATCGGTCGCATCGCACGGCTCGTGGAGCGCGACCCGGCCCTCGCGGCGCGGTTCATCGCCGTCGCCGGCTCGGCGCTCTATTCGCGTGGCATGAAGCCCGTCTCGACGCAGGTCGCGCTGGTGCGTATCGGTCTCGCCACCTCGCGCGACCTCCTCCTGCAAGTCGCCTACGAACGAAGCGCACAAGACTTCCCCGTGTTCCGGGCGGAAGTTGCCCGTTCCTTCGAGCGCAGCGTTCGCGCCGCCATCGCCGCGCGACTCCTGACACACGAGCTGCGCGTCGCTTGCGACAGCGCCTACCTCTGCGGCTTGCTCCACGACATCGGCGAGTCGCGCATCTATCGGCTCCTCGCGCAGATGCCCTACGCCGTCGAACACCCGGACCTCGCCCACGAGCTCGTGGCGCGCCATCACCAGCGCGCCGGCGCGGAGGTCGCTCGCGCGTGGCGCCTTTCGCCGGAGATCATCGAGGCCTGTTCGTTCCACCATGGCGCCGTGCCTCCCACGATTCCTTCGCGACTCGTCATGGGCGCCGACGTCCTCGTTGCCGTGCTCGAGCAGGTGGATGGCCCGACGGCCGCGGACGAAGCCACGCTCAAGTCGTTGGGCATCGCTCCCGAGCGGCTCTTCGACGTCATCGAACGCGTGCGCTCGGCGGTCGCCGACGCCGCCGTTCCGGGGAACCCCAGCCAACCGCCGAGCACGGTCCGCCTAAGCCATGGACCTCACAGCTCGAGGTACCCGCGGACCGCCTCGTCGTTGGGCACGCGGCTCCGCACGCGATAG
- a CDS encoding thioredoxin family protein, with protein sequence MRIEAPADAEVATFLRAATARAKREGRAVIVEVGASWCPPCRTLKAAVANGELDDVLAGVTLVAFDADVHGERLDSLGYTSKFIPAFSVPRGDGRASEWKVDVKLPKTASSRDLARVLAPLVEAARK encoded by the coding sequence GTGAGGATCGAGGCGCCGGCGGATGCGGAGGTGGCCACGTTTCTCCGCGCCGCAACGGCGCGCGCCAAGCGCGAAGGACGAGCCGTCATCGTGGAAGTAGGCGCCTCGTGGTGCCCGCCATGTCGGACGTTGAAGGCGGCCGTTGCCAACGGCGAGCTCGACGACGTGCTCGCAGGTGTGACCCTCGTTGCCTTCGACGCCGACGTGCACGGCGAGCGCCTCGACTCGTTGGGCTACACCTCGAAGTTCATCCCGGCCTTCTCGGTGCCCCGCGGCGACGGACGCGCGAGTGAGTGGAAGGTCGACGTGAAGCTGCCCAAGACGGCCTCTTCCCGGGACTTGGCCCGCGTCTTGGCTCCGCTCGTCGAGGCGGCCCGGAAATAA
- a CDS encoding c-type cytochrome, protein MREKLVCGALAAGVALSALVAGCRRETFPVVPDTPTGNAARGAELAVRFECARCHTFAEAAHVTVKPEKDCVGCHENIMQGRIEAAPEAIAKWQPIVKDLRYTPTLAAASRLRSDWLEAFLLKPHDVRPGLVMTMPRLGISPDEARDLTAYLKAQGAAPSAAPVAKGDAEKGKQLLTSKGCMTCHRFTGGPPLTVGPLTVTVSPEKLAPAMVLAPDLRYARDRLAPSTLAAWLRKPSAVKVTTMPDIPLTEDEVAALTTVLLTAPLAPVTASAFARLPVLSRPVRFDEVNAKVFHRTCWHCHSEPDFAIGDGGPGNSGGFGFLARGVDLSSYQGVMAGFFEVPPTKTEPGKRKSLAVATKDGLPRLVASLVARHGEEAGQNTGEVRGMPLGLPPLGAEDIQLVESWMAQGRPR, encoded by the coding sequence ATGCGAGAGAAACTCGTCTGCGGCGCTCTCGCCGCGGGGGTCGCCTTGTCCGCGCTGGTCGCGGGCTGTCGGCGAGAGACGTTTCCCGTCGTCCCCGACACCCCGACCGGCAACGCCGCACGCGGCGCCGAGCTCGCAGTGCGCTTCGAGTGCGCCCGCTGCCACACGTTCGCGGAAGCCGCGCACGTGACGGTGAAGCCCGAGAAGGACTGCGTCGGTTGCCACGAGAACATCATGCAAGGGCGTATCGAGGCGGCGCCCGAGGCCATCGCGAAGTGGCAGCCGATCGTGAAAGACCTCCGCTACACACCGACGCTCGCCGCAGCGAGCCGTCTTCGAAGCGACTGGCTGGAAGCGTTTCTCCTGAAGCCGCACGATGTGCGCCCGGGACTCGTGATGACGATGCCGCGCTTGGGCATCTCGCCCGACGAGGCGAGGGATCTCACGGCGTACCTCAAGGCGCAGGGCGCGGCCCCGTCGGCGGCCCCCGTGGCGAAAGGCGATGCCGAGAAGGGCAAGCAGCTGCTCACGAGCAAGGGATGCATGACGTGTCACCGCTTCACGGGCGGGCCGCCTTTGACCGTTGGCCCGCTCACGGTCACCGTTTCGCCCGAGAAGCTCGCTCCGGCCATGGTGCTAGCGCCGGACCTTCGCTACGCGCGCGATCGACTCGCGCCATCAACGTTGGCGGCGTGGCTCCGCAAGCCTTCGGCGGTGAAGGTGACGACGATGCCGGACATCCCTCTGACGGAAGACGAGGTGGCGGCGCTCACGACGGTCCTGCTCACGGCTCCTCTCGCACCGGTGACGGCCTCGGCGTTCGCGCGTCTGCCGGTGCTCTCGCGGCCTGTGCGGTTCGATGAGGTCAACGCCAAGGTCTTTCACCGGACCTGCTGGCACTGTCACTCGGAGCCGGACTTTGCCATCGGCGACGGCGGCCCTGGCAACTCCGGCGGCTTCGGCTTCCTCGCGCGCGGCGTTGACCTCTCGAGCTACCAAGGCGTGATGGCGGGCTTCTTCGAAGTGCCGCCCACCAAGACGGAGCCCGGCAAGCGAAAGAGCCTCGCGGTCGCCACGAAAGATGGCTTGCCCCGCCTCGTGGCATCGCTCGTGGCTCGTCACGGCGAAGAAGCGGGGCAAAACACTGGCGAGGTGCGAGGCATGCCCCTTGGTCTTCCGCCGCTCGGCGCCGAAGACATTCAGCTCGTCGAGAGCTGGATGGCGCAGGGGCGACCGCGATGA
- a CDS encoding ATP-binding protein — protein sequence MTIPATLSVTNAALALVAALLGARISRGSTWRELRYFAYAALLSALYSLVSLPATLTTNVAVIRLYSHATLALAGLFVAAWLRYFVAGAKRRPTNVERGLSYAAMVASAVGLVPGLALDSIVHERPVHWLGVVYRDAAVTPVGGILLLYFCALSAGVSFGYARRFRRGDADAAAHALGLGVLSLFGINDAIATAFPWSLPNLLELGFMIVVMAVGSTVTARFVANARALDESTARLAETQRELVARERLAAIGELSAVVAHEVRNPLAVIFNALASLKKKERLTDASQVLFGIVEEEAQRLNRLVTELLDFARPRTAAFVETALEPLLLSAVQAACTEAKCDPSEVELEVAAEVHTVSCDADLLRQAVVNLVANALQARGRRTRVQLHALAEGDRTLRLSVSDDGEGVPLKDVEQLFVPFFTTRPTGVGLGLAVVRRVSEVHHGTVHYEPTPGGGATFVVRVPVRGEVMWPARADTPREQRAEASDIP from the coding sequence GTGACCATTCCGGCGACCCTCTCTGTCACCAACGCCGCGCTCGCGCTCGTCGCCGCGCTCCTGGGCGCTCGCATCTCGCGCGGCTCCACGTGGCGAGAGCTCCGCTATTTCGCCTACGCGGCACTCCTAAGCGCGCTCTATTCGCTGGTCTCACTGCCAGCGACCCTCACGACGAACGTCGCGGTCATCCGTCTGTACAGCCACGCGACCTTGGCCCTTGCAGGGCTCTTCGTCGCCGCATGGCTCCGCTACTTCGTGGCCGGAGCCAAGCGGCGCCCGACGAACGTGGAACGTGGCCTCTCTTACGCCGCGATGGTGGCCTCCGCGGTTGGCCTGGTGCCCGGTCTTGCCCTCGATTCGATCGTTCACGAGCGACCCGTGCACTGGCTTGGCGTCGTTTACCGCGACGCAGCCGTTACGCCCGTCGGCGGCATCTTGTTGCTCTATTTCTGCGCCCTGTCGGCCGGCGTGTCCTTCGGCTACGCGCGCCGCTTCCGTCGGGGTGACGCGGACGCGGCGGCCCACGCGCTCGGCCTCGGTGTGCTCTCGCTCTTCGGCATCAACGATGCGATCGCCACGGCCTTCCCTTGGAGCCTGCCAAATCTCCTCGAGCTCGGCTTCATGATCGTCGTCATGGCCGTCGGCTCGACGGTCACGGCGCGGTTCGTTGCCAACGCCCGAGCACTGGACGAGTCCACCGCCAGACTCGCTGAAACGCAGCGCGAGCTCGTGGCACGAGAGCGGCTCGCGGCCATCGGCGAGCTCTCAGCCGTCGTCGCCCACGAGGTCAGAAATCCGCTGGCCGTCATTTTCAACGCGCTCGCATCGCTCAAGAAAAAAGAGCGCCTCACGGACGCGTCCCAGGTGCTCTTTGGGATCGTCGAGGAAGAGGCGCAGCGACTCAATCGACTCGTGACCGAGCTCTTGGACTTCGCGCGCCCGCGCACCGCGGCCTTCGTCGAGACGGCGCTTGAGCCGCTGCTTCTTTCGGCGGTGCAGGCCGCCTGCACCGAGGCGAAGTGCGATCCCTCGGAGGTCGAGCTCGAGGTCGCCGCCGAGGTGCACACCGTGAGCTGCGACGCCGATCTCTTGCGGCAAGCCGTCGTGAACTTGGTCGCCAACGCGCTGCAAGCCCGCGGGCGGCGCACGCGGGTCCAGTTGCACGCGCTCGCCGAGGGGGACCGAACGTTGCGGCTCAGCGTCTCCGACGACGGCGAAGGCGTGCCGCTCAAAGACGTCGAGCAGCTCTTCGTCCCGTTCTTTACGACCCGCCCCACCGGCGTGGGGCTTGGCCTCGCAGTGGTTCGTCGTGTGTCGGAGGTGCATCATGGCACCGTCCACTACGAGCCCACCCCCGGCGGCGGCGCCACCTTCGTGGTTCGCGTCCCCGTTCGAGGTGAGGTGATGTGGCCAGCGCGCGCCGACACCCCGCGTGAGCAGCGGGCCGAAGCCTCCGACATTCCGTAG